From the genome of Pseudomonas yamanorum, one region includes:
- a CDS encoding thiopurine S-methyltransferase: protein MEPGFWHERWARNQTGFHLPEVNPYLLRHWPGLGVANGVQVLVPLCGKSLDLVWLASVGHRVMGVELSEKAVEEFFSEQELTPQISQRGAFKVFQAGSIELWCGDFFALDAGAVADCRALYDRAALIALPPLMREQYAAHLNGLLAGGSRGLLITLDYEQAQKAGPPFAVSDEEARLLLGAHWGLDVLEEQDILGDSWKFVQDGVTRLEERVYRLAKG, encoded by the coding sequence ATGGAGCCTGGATTTTGGCATGAGCGTTGGGCGCGCAATCAGACGGGCTTCCATCTGCCCGAGGTGAATCCTTACCTGCTGCGCCATTGGCCCGGCCTGGGCGTGGCGAACGGGGTGCAGGTGCTGGTGCCGTTGTGCGGCAAGAGCCTGGACCTGGTGTGGCTGGCGAGCGTCGGGCATCGGGTGATGGGGGTTGAACTGTCGGAAAAGGCCGTTGAAGAGTTTTTCAGCGAGCAGGAACTGACGCCACAAATTAGTCAGCGGGGTGCCTTCAAGGTCTTTCAGGCGGGCTCCATCGAACTCTGGTGTGGGGATTTCTTCGCGCTGGATGCTGGCGCAGTGGCTGATTGCCGGGCGCTTTACGACAGAGCGGCGTTGATTGCCCTGCCGCCGTTGATGCGGGAGCAGTATGCCGCGCACTTGAACGGGCTCCTGGCGGGAGGCAGCCGCGGCCTGTTGATCACCCTCGACTATGAACAGGCGCAGAAGGCAGGCCCGCCGTTTGCGGTCAGTGATGAGGAGGCGAGGCTGCTGCTTGGTGCGCATTGGGGCCTGGATGTACTCGAGGAGCAGGACATCCTGGGTGACAGCTGGAAGTTTGTTCAGGACGGCGTCACGCGCCTCGAAGAGCGGGTGTATCGGTTGGCCAAGGGCTGA
- the msrB gene encoding peptide-methionine (R)-S-oxide reductase MsrB, producing MEKLQKTVDEWKAMLDPEQYNVCRLKGTERPFSGKYNGTKTDGVYHCICCNEPLFDSRAKFDSGCGWPSFYEPIAEQAMVEIRDISHGMIRTEVTCAKCDAHLGHVFPDGPPPTGLRYCINSVCLDLVPR from the coding sequence ATGGAAAAGTTGCAGAAAACCGTTGATGAATGGAAAGCCATGCTCGACCCGGAGCAGTACAACGTGTGCCGCCTCAAAGGCACCGAGCGACCGTTCAGCGGCAAGTACAACGGCACCAAGACCGACGGCGTTTACCACTGCATCTGCTGCAATGAGCCGCTGTTCGATTCCAGGGCCAAGTTTGACTCCGGCTGCGGCTGGCCCAGCTTCTACGAGCCGATTGCCGAGCAGGCAATGGTCGAGATTCGCGACATCAGCCACGGCATGATCCGTACTGAAGTCACCTGCGCCAAGTGCGATGCGCACCTGGGCCACGTGTTCCCGGACGGTCCGCCGCCGACCGGGTTGCGTTACTGTATCAATTCGGTGTGCCTGGACCTGGTGCCGCGCTAA
- a CDS encoding IS110 family RNA-guided transposase, whose translation MDHDSAFVGIDVSKNKLDSFVSTTGQVEQFFNTPEDIQRLAKHLKAQMPALVVLEATGGYERLAAAELCAAGLPVVVVNPRQVRDFAKATGRLAKTDALDAQVIAEFAQAVKPEIREMPDEHARELADLLTRRRQLIDMIVAEESRLKQAVFKALRRDIKAHIVWLQKRLKSTDDDLHEAIKASPAWKANYDLLREVSGVGNVLALSLLAMVPELGKVNRKQVAALVGVAPFNCDSGLYKGRRRIWGGRAEVRSVLYMAVLSSKSHNPVIERFYNRLLAAGKTKKVALVACMRKLLTILNAMVRDQKHFAEMA comes from the coding sequence ATGGACCATGACTCTGCGTTCGTCGGAATTGATGTTTCCAAAAACAAGCTCGACTCATTCGTCAGCACTACTGGCCAAGTCGAGCAGTTTTTCAATACTCCAGAAGATATCCAGCGTTTAGCTAAGCATCTCAAGGCTCAGATGCCCGCTTTAGTGGTGCTGGAAGCAACTGGCGGATATGAGCGGCTTGCCGCTGCCGAGCTTTGCGCTGCTGGATTACCAGTCGTTGTTGTCAATCCCCGTCAGGTCCGTGATTTCGCTAAGGCTACCGGACGGCTGGCTAAAACCGACGCTCTGGATGCCCAGGTGATTGCGGAGTTTGCTCAGGCGGTCAAACCCGAAATTCGGGAGATGCCAGATGAACACGCTCGTGAACTGGCAGATCTACTGACTAGACGCCGTCAGCTTATCGATATGATCGTGGCGGAGGAGTCTCGACTGAAACAGGCGGTATTCAAGGCGCTTCGACGGGATATCAAGGCACATATCGTCTGGCTTCAAAAGCGTCTTAAAAGTACAGACGATGACTTGCACGAAGCGATCAAAGCTTCGCCGGCCTGGAAGGCCAATTATGATTTGCTGCGCGAGGTCTCAGGTGTTGGCAATGTGCTCGCACTTTCGCTGCTGGCGATGGTTCCTGAGCTAGGCAAAGTGAATCGCAAACAAGTGGCTGCATTGGTTGGTGTGGCCCCTTTTAACTGCGATAGCGGCCTGTACAAAGGACGTAGACGGATATGGGGTGGTCGAGCTGAGGTGCGAAGTGTGCTTTACATGGCTGTCTTGTCCTCGAAGAGCCATAACCCGGTGATCGAGAGGTTCTACAACCGTCTGCTTGCTGCAGGGAAGACGAAGAAAGTGGCGCTGGTTGCATGCATGAGAAAGCTGCTGACGATCCTGAATGCGATGGTCCGAGATCAAAAACATTTCGCTGAAATGGCTTGA
- a CDS encoding glutathione peroxidase yields the protein MSDNLLSIPCTTIKGEQKTLADFAGKAILVVNTASKCGFTPQYKGLEELWQHYKDQGLVVLGFPCNQFGKQEPGNEGAISEFCELNFGVSFPLFKKIDVNGSDAHPLFVQLKKQAPGLLGSKGIKWNFTKFLIGRDGQVVKRFAPTTKPQDLTQEIEALLK from the coding sequence ATGAGCGACAACCTGCTGAGCATCCCATGCACCACCATCAAGGGTGAGCAAAAGACCTTGGCCGATTTCGCCGGCAAGGCGATTCTTGTGGTCAACACTGCCAGCAAGTGCGGCTTCACCCCGCAATACAAAGGGCTTGAGGAACTCTGGCAGCATTACAAGGACCAGGGGCTGGTGGTGCTGGGCTTTCCCTGCAACCAGTTCGGCAAGCAGGAGCCCGGCAACGAGGGCGCCATTTCGGAATTTTGCGAACTGAACTTCGGTGTCAGTTTCCCGCTGTTCAAGAAGATCGACGTCAATGGCAGCGATGCTCACCCATTGTTCGTACAGCTTAAAAAGCAGGCCCCGGGTTTGCTGGGTTCCAAGGGCATCAAGTGGAACTTCACCAAGTTCCTGATCGGCCGCGACGGCCAGGTGGTCAAGCGTTTTGCCCCGACCACCAAGCCTCAGGACCTGACCCAAGAGATTGAAGCCCTGCTCAAATGA
- a CDS encoding crotonase/enoyl-CoA hydratase family protein, translating into MNQASSSRVSREQQGHILLLGLDRVAKRNAFDLELLNELSLAYGEFDRNEEARVAIVFGHGDHFTAGLDLANVGPTMAQGWQPPLGGCDPWGVFAGPRVSKPVIVAAQGYCLTIGIELMLAADINLCASNTRFAQMEVQRGIFPFGGATLRFHQIAGWGNAMRWLLTGDEFDAHEALRLGLVQEVMASEDLLPRAVVLANRIAQQAPLGVQATLMSARQARIEGETAAAAGLPVLVEKLLNSEDAKEGVRAMVEKRPGVFKGC; encoded by the coding sequence ATGAACCAAGCCAGCAGCAGCCGCGTCAGCCGTGAACAGCAGGGTCATATCCTGTTGTTGGGTCTGGATCGCGTGGCCAAGCGCAATGCGTTCGACCTGGAATTGCTCAATGAGCTGAGCCTTGCGTATGGCGAATTTGATCGCAACGAGGAGGCGCGGGTGGCCATTGTCTTCGGGCATGGCGATCATTTTACCGCTGGGTTGGACCTGGCCAATGTCGGCCCAACGATGGCACAAGGCTGGCAACCGCCGTTGGGCGGTTGTGATCCGTGGGGAGTTTTCGCGGGGCCCCGGGTCAGCAAGCCGGTGATTGTTGCGGCTCAGGGGTACTGCCTGACCATTGGTATCGAGTTGATGCTGGCGGCGGATATCAACCTGTGTGCCAGCAATACCCGCTTTGCGCAGATGGAGGTACAGCGTGGGATCTTTCCTTTTGGGGGCGCGACGTTGCGCTTTCATCAGATCGCGGGGTGGGGGAATGCCATGCGCTGGTTGCTTACGGGGGATGAGTTTGATGCCCATGAAGCGCTGCGGTTGGGGTTGGTGCAGGAGGTGATGGCCAGCGAGGATTTGTTGCCTCGGGCGGTGGTGCTGGCGAATCGCATTGCACAGCAGGCACCGCTGGGGGTGCAGGCCACGCTGATGTCGGCGCGCCAGGCACGGATCGAGGGGGAGACCGCGGCGGCGGCCGGGTTGCCCGTTTTGGTGGAGAAATTGCTGAACAGTGAGGATGCCAAGGAAGGTGTACGGGCGATGGTCGAGAAGCGGCCTGGGGTTTTTAAAGGCTGTTGA
- a CDS encoding MarR family winged helix-turn-helix transcriptional regulator, with translation MTDLSLALDDQLCFKLYAASRAVTRAYKPMLDQLGLTYPQYLVMLVLWEWQAVAVSQPTVKALGERLMLDSGTLTPLLKRLEQLALVRRQRSAQDEREVHLSLTDEGRHLRDQVQPLKARLLCDSGVDLNQADALRDGLDQLLRQIKDLS, from the coding sequence ATGACCGACCTGTCTTTGGCGCTTGACGACCAACTGTGCTTCAAGCTCTACGCCGCCTCCCGCGCGGTTACCCGGGCCTACAAGCCGATGCTCGATCAGTTGGGGCTGACCTACCCGCAATACCTGGTGATGCTGGTGTTGTGGGAATGGCAGGCTGTAGCGGTATCGCAGCCTACGGTCAAGGCCTTGGGCGAGCGCTTGATGCTGGATTCCGGCACGCTGACGCCGCTGCTCAAGCGCCTGGAGCAGCTGGCTCTGGTGCGGCGTCAGCGCAGTGCGCAGGATGAGCGTGAAGTGCACCTGAGCCTGACCGATGAAGGTCGACACTTGCGTGATCAGGTACAGCCGCTGAAGGCCCGCCTGTTGTGTGACAGCGGGGTTGACCTGAACCAGGCCGATGCCTTGCGTGACGGCCTGGATCAGCTGTTGCGACAGATCAAAGACTTGTCGTAG
- a CDS encoding hybrid sensor histidine kinase/response regulator, whose amino-acid sequence MDIKFAHRLSYKQARLTVLVGFVLGTLLSLIQIGIDYASEDASINREIRALIEISHNPASRIAYNIDAELAQELTLGLLHSPAITRAQLIDNNGLVLADVQRARKESSYRPISDFLFGANRQFEDRLYLTHMPNDALGVLRLDVDTYAFGSRFLRRAEITLLNGFARSLILTGILLALFYVMLTKPLVRIIRELSSRKHERLDCPPGHEHDEIGVLVNVANQQFENMETEIQQRRHAENRLTEYLGQLEDIVSARTTELKAINHRLTLSNDELEAAKMTALSMAQARAAFLANMSHEIRTPLNGLLGMIALSLDSPLNAEQRQQLSIAHDSGKVLVELLNDILDLSKFDAGQLELESIPFDLGSLVEDTANLLSQNAAPSVELTCLIDPQFPAQVLGDPTRVRQIVSNLLSNALKFTRFGRVDVRLSAQAGRVKIEVCDTGIGIAQDAQVKIFQPFTQAGAGITRQFGGTGLGLALTHNLCEAMKGRLSISSEAGFGSQFCADLPLPTHLPAVRLAPLAGDVIAITSSSSGLAELLNSLLPSWGLTPRCYSIDDDLSGQNPDLLITDCPECLFRLRPSITAPILVVTAYGNFMPSEEVAALAPLQQQARPLSRTALYQILQRNLRIDPDVVLDLIQLETGPLAHRARVLLVEDNPVNQLVAKGMLGKLGCEVIVAAHGGEALKLLEEQSFDMVLMDCNMPVMDGYEASRQIRRSGRWPDLPIVALTANAMSEERERCRAAGMNDYLAKPFRREELKALLDLWVPTTTSL is encoded by the coding sequence ATGGATATCAAGTTCGCCCACCGCTTGTCTTATAAACAAGCCAGACTGACAGTGCTGGTCGGATTCGTCTTGGGAACCTTGCTCAGCCTGATACAGATTGGGATTGATTATGCCAGCGAAGACGCTTCCATCAACCGGGAAATACGTGCGCTGATTGAAATCAGCCATAACCCGGCTTCACGCATCGCCTATAACATCGACGCCGAACTGGCCCAGGAGCTGACCCTGGGGCTGTTGCACTCCCCTGCCATCACCCGCGCCCAACTGATCGACAACAACGGTTTGGTCCTGGCCGATGTCCAGCGCGCGCGCAAGGAAAGCAGCTACCGTCCCATCAGCGACTTCCTGTTTGGCGCCAACCGCCAATTCGAAGACCGGCTGTACCTCACTCATATGCCCAATGACGCCCTTGGCGTATTGCGCCTGGACGTCGACACCTACGCGTTCGGCAGCCGCTTCCTGCGCCGCGCCGAGATTACCCTGCTCAACGGCTTTGCCCGCAGTCTGATCCTCACCGGCATTCTGTTGGCGCTGTTCTACGTGATGCTGACCAAGCCGCTGGTGCGCATCATCCGCGAGCTGAGCTCACGCAAGCACGAGCGCCTGGACTGCCCACCGGGGCACGAGCACGACGAGATCGGCGTACTGGTCAACGTTGCCAACCAGCAGTTTGAAAACATGGAGACTGAGATCCAGCAACGCCGACACGCCGAAAACCGCCTGACTGAATACCTCGGGCAACTGGAAGACATCGTTTCTGCGCGCACCACCGAACTCAAGGCCATCAATCATCGACTGACGCTGTCGAACGACGAACTGGAAGCGGCGAAGATGACGGCCCTGTCCATGGCCCAGGCACGGGCGGCGTTCCTCGCCAACATGAGCCATGAAATCCGTACGCCGCTCAACGGCCTGCTGGGGATGATCGCCCTCTCCCTCGACAGCCCGCTGAATGCCGAGCAACGTCAGCAACTGTCGATCGCCCATGACTCGGGCAAAGTACTGGTGGAGTTACTCAACGATATCCTCGACCTGTCCAAGTTCGACGCCGGCCAACTGGAACTGGAAAGCATCCCGTTCGACCTTGGCTCGCTGGTGGAAGACACCGCCAACCTGCTCTCGCAAAACGCCGCACCCAGCGTGGAGCTGACGTGCCTGATCGACCCGCAGTTTCCCGCCCAAGTGCTGGGCGACCCGACGCGGGTACGGCAGATCGTCAGCAATTTGCTCTCCAACGCCCTGAAGTTCACGCGCTTTGGCCGGGTGGACGTGCGCCTCAGCGCCCAGGCCGGCCGGGTCAAAATCGAGGTGTGCGACACCGGTATCGGGATTGCGCAGGATGCTCAGGTCAAAATCTTTCAGCCGTTCACCCAAGCCGGTGCGGGCATCACTCGCCAGTTTGGCGGCACCGGGCTGGGCCTGGCGCTGACCCACAACCTGTGCGAGGCCATGAAGGGCCGCCTGAGCATCAGCTCCGAGGCCGGCTTTGGCAGCCAGTTCTGCGCCGACCTGCCACTGCCGACACATTTACCGGCTGTGCGCCTGGCGCCGCTGGCTGGGGACGTGATCGCGATCACCAGCAGCAGTAGCGGCCTGGCGGAACTGCTCAATAGCCTGCTGCCGAGTTGGGGGCTGACGCCGCGCTGCTACTCCATTGACGATGACTTGAGTGGGCAGAACCCTGACCTGTTGATCACCGACTGCCCCGAATGCCTGTTTCGCCTGCGCCCGTCGATCACCGCTCCGATCCTGGTGGTGACCGCCTACGGCAACTTCATGCCCAGCGAAGAAGTCGCGGCCCTGGCGCCGTTGCAACAACAAGCCCGGCCCCTGAGCCGCACGGCGCTGTATCAGATTCTGCAACGCAACCTGCGCATCGATCCGGACGTGGTGCTTGACCTGATCCAGCTGGAAACCGGCCCACTCGCTCACCGGGCACGCGTCCTGCTGGTGGAAGACAATCCGGTCAATCAACTGGTGGCCAAGGGTATGCTCGGCAAGCTCGGCTGCGAGGTGATCGTCGCCGCCCACGGTGGAGAAGCCCTCAAGCTGCTGGAAGAACAAAGCTTCGACATGGTGTTGATGGACTGCAATATGCCGGTGATGGATGGCTATGAGGCCAGCCGGCAAATCCGTCGCAGCGGGCGCTGGCCGGACCTGCCGATTGTCGCGCTGACGGCCAACGCCATGTCCGAGGAGCGTGAGCGCTGCCGGGCGGCAGGCATGAATGACTACCTGGCCAAGCCGTTTCGCCGGGAAGAACTCAAGGCGTTGCTCGACCTGTGGGTGCCGACTACGACAAGTCTTTGA
- a CDS encoding DODA-type extradiol aromatic ring-opening family dioxygenase: MLPSLFISHGSPMLALEPGASGPALKRLAAELPRPKAIVVVSAHWESQGLLVTGSAAPETWHDFGGFPRELFAVQYPAPGDPALAAEIVQLLKADGLEARIDDQRPFDHGTWVPLSLMYPAADIPVVQVSLPSRMGPALQTRVGHALASLREQGVLLIGSGSITHNLGELDWHAGPESIEPWARDFRDWMVSKLAANDEAALHDYRRQAPHAVRSHPSDEHLLPLYFARGAGGEFSAAHQGFTMGALGMDIYRFA, from the coding sequence ATGCTCCCCAGCCTGTTTATCTCCCACGGTTCACCGATGCTTGCCCTGGAACCCGGTGCCAGCGGCCCGGCACTCAAGCGCCTGGCAGCCGAGTTGCCACGCCCCAAGGCCATTGTGGTGGTCTCGGCACACTGGGAAAGCCAGGGGTTGCTCGTGACTGGCAGCGCCGCGCCCGAGACCTGGCACGACTTCGGCGGCTTCCCGCGAGAACTGTTCGCCGTACAGTACCCGGCGCCCGGTGACCCGGCATTGGCCGCCGAGATTGTCCAATTGCTCAAGGCTGACGGCCTGGAGGCGCGGATTGATGACCAGCGCCCCTTCGACCACGGCACCTGGGTCCCGCTGTCGCTGATGTACCCGGCGGCCGATATTCCAGTGGTGCAGGTATCGCTGCCAAGCCGTATGGGCCCTGCCCTGCAAACCCGTGTCGGCCACGCACTGGCGAGCCTGCGGGAACAAGGCGTGCTGCTGATCGGCTCCGGCAGCATTACCCACAACCTCGGCGAACTGGACTGGCATGCCGGACCCGAGAGCATCGAGCCCTGGGCCCGGGATTTTCGCGATTGGATGGTCAGCAAGCTGGCGGCCAACGATGAAGCCGCCCTGCACGACTATCGTCGCCAGGCCCCCCATGCCGTGCGCAGCCACCCCAGCGATGAGCATTTGCTGCCGCTGTATTTCGCCCGGGGCGCCGGCGGTGAATTCAGCGCGGCTCACCAAGGCTTTACCATGGGCGCGCTGGGCATGGACATCTACCGTTTCGCCTGA
- the htpX gene encoding protease HtpX, with amino-acid sequence MMRILLFLATNLAVVLIASITLSLFGFNGIMAANGVDLNLNQLLIFCAVFGFAGSIFSLFISKWMAKMSTSTQIITQPRTRHEQWLLQTVEQLSREAGIKMPEVGIFPAYEANAFATGWNKNDALVAVSQGLLERFSPDEIKAVLAHEIGHVANGDMVTLALVQGVVNTFVMFFARIIGNFVDKVIFKNEQGQGMAYYVATIFAELVLGFLASSIVMWFSRKREFRADEAGARLAGTGAMISALQHLRSEQGLPVHMPNTLTAFGINGGIKQGMARLFMSHPPLEERIDALRRRG; translated from the coding sequence ATGATGCGCATTCTGCTGTTCTTGGCCACTAACCTGGCGGTCGTGCTGATTGCCAGCATCACGCTGAGCCTTTTCGGCTTCAATGGGATCATGGCGGCCAACGGGGTTGATCTGAACCTCAATCAGCTGCTGATCTTCTGTGCGGTCTTTGGTTTTGCCGGTTCGATTTTCTCGCTGTTCATCTCCAAGTGGATGGCGAAGATGAGCACCAGCACCCAGATCATCACCCAGCCACGTACCCGTCATGAGCAATGGCTGCTGCAAACCGTCGAGCAATTGTCCCGCGAAGCCGGGATCAAGATGCCTGAAGTCGGGATCTTCCCGGCCTATGAAGCCAACGCCTTTGCCACCGGCTGGAACAAGAACGACGCCCTTGTGGCCGTCAGCCAGGGTTTGCTGGAGCGGTTCTCGCCGGATGAAATCAAGGCGGTGCTCGCCCACGAGATCGGCCACGTAGCCAACGGTGACATGGTCACCCTGGCGCTGGTCCAGGGCGTGGTGAACACCTTCGTGATGTTCTTTGCGCGGATCATCGGCAACTTCGTCGACAAGGTGATCTTCAAGAACGAACAAGGCCAGGGCATGGCCTACTATGTGGCGACCATCTTCGCCGAATTGGTGCTGGGCTTCCTCGCCAGCTCGATCGTGATGTGGTTCTCGCGTAAACGGGAATTCCGCGCAGACGAAGCCGGCGCTCGCCTGGCCGGTACCGGCGCCATGATCAGCGCCCTGCAGCACCTGCGCTCCGAACAGGGCTTGCCGGTGCATATGCCGAACACCCTGACGGCCTTTGGCATCAACGGTGGCATCAAGCAAGGCATGGCTCGCCTGTTCATGAGCCACCCACCGCTGGAAGAGCGGATTGACGCACTGCGTCGTCGCGGCTGA
- a CDS encoding DEAD/DEAH box helicase, with translation MTQETGGFAAFNLNPNILAAVIATGYEEPSAIQQQSIPIIMAGQDMIGQAQTGTGKTAAFALPILHCIDPAKREPQALILAPTRELALQVATAFETYAKQMPGVTVVAVYGGAPMGPQLKAIRNGAQIVVATPGRLCDHLRRDEKVLSTVNHLVLDEADEMLKLGFMDDLEVIFKALPATRQTVLFSATLPQSIRAIAERHLRDPQHVKIQTKTQTVTAIEQAHLLVHADQKTSAVLSLLEVEDFDALIMFVRTKQATLDLASALEAKGYKAAALNGDIAQNQRERVIDSLKDGRLDIVVATDVAARGLDVPRITHVFNVDMPYDPESYVHRIGRTGRAGREGRALLLVTPRERRMLQVIERVTGQKVAEVRLPDAQAVLDARIKKLTNSLSPLVADAESTHGDLLDRLTADIGCTPRALAAALLRKATNGQALTLAAIEKERPLVPNNAPRGDRPERTGDRPDRGDRERRAPVPLAEGRARCRTALGARDGIAAKNLLGAILNEGGLAREAIGRIQVRDSFSLVELPEDGLEKLLTKLKDTRVAGKQLKLRRYRED, from the coding sequence ATGACCCAGGAAACCGGCGGCTTCGCCGCTTTTAATCTTAACCCGAATATTCTTGCTGCCGTCATCGCGACTGGCTACGAAGAACCTTCGGCTATTCAGCAGCAATCGATCCCGATCATCATGGCCGGCCAAGACATGATTGGCCAAGCGCAAACCGGTACCGGTAAAACCGCCGCGTTCGCCCTGCCAATCCTGCACTGCATCGATCCTGCCAAGCGCGAGCCGCAAGCCCTGATCCTGGCGCCAACCCGTGAGTTGGCGCTGCAAGTAGCAACCGCTTTCGAAACCTACGCCAAGCAAATGCCGGGCGTTACCGTTGTGGCCGTTTACGGCGGCGCGCCTATGGGCCCACAACTGAAAGCAATCCGTAACGGCGCACAGATCGTTGTCGCCACTCCGGGCCGTCTGTGCGACCACCTGCGTCGCGACGAAAAAGTGCTGTCGACCGTGAACCACCTGGTTCTGGACGAAGCTGACGAAATGCTCAAGCTGGGCTTCATGGACGACTTGGAAGTCATCTTCAAGGCGCTGCCAGCAACCCGTCAGACCGTACTGTTCTCGGCTACCCTGCCACAGTCGATCCGTGCCATTGCCGAACGCCACCTGCGCGATCCGCAACACGTGAAGATCCAGACCAAGACTCAGACCGTTACCGCGATCGAACAGGCTCACCTGTTGGTTCACGCTGACCAGAAGACCTCGGCTGTATTGAGCCTGCTGGAAGTCGAAGACTTCGACGCCCTGATCATGTTCGTGCGCACCAAGCAAGCGACCCTGGACCTGGCCAGTGCCCTGGAAGCCAAAGGCTATAAAGCCGCTGCGCTGAACGGTGACATTGCCCAGAACCAACGTGAGCGTGTGATCGACTCCCTCAAGGATGGCCGTCTGGACATCGTTGTGGCGACCGACGTTGCCGCTCGTGGCCTCGACGTTCCACGTATCACTCACGTGTTCAACGTTGACATGCCTTACGATCCAGAGTCCTACGTTCACCGTATCGGCCGTACCGGCCGTGCCGGTCGCGAAGGTCGTGCATTGTTGCTGGTGACTCCACGTGAGCGCCGCATGCTGCAAGTGATCGAGCGTGTAACCGGTCAGAAAGTTGCCGAAGTCCGCCTGCCGGATGCCCAGGCTGTTCTCGATGCCCGCATCAAGAAACTGACCAACAGCCTGTCGCCGCTGGTGGCTGACGCTGAATCGACCCACGGCGACCTGCTGGACCGCCTGACTGCCGATATCGGTTGCACCCCGCGTGCCCTGGCTGCAGCCCTGCTGCGCAAGGCTACCAACGGTCAGGCCCTGACCCTGGCTGCGATCGAGAAAGAACGTCCACTGGTGCCGAACAACGCTCCGCGCGGTGATCGTCCAGAACGTACTGGCGACCGTCCAGACCGTGGTGATCGTGAGCGTCGTGCTCCGGTTCCATTGGCTGAAGGCCGTGCTCGCTGCCGTACCGCGCTGGGTGCGCGTGATGGTATTGCTGCCAAGAACCTGCTGGGCGCTATCCTCAACGAGGGTGGCCTGGCACGTGAAGCGATCGGTCGCATCCAGGTGCGTGACAGCTTCTCCCTGGTGGAGCTGCCGGAAGATGGGCTGGAGAAACTCCTGACCAAGCTGAAGGACACTCGCGTTGCCGGTAAGCAGTTGAAGCTGCGTCGCTACCGCGAAGATTGA
- a CDS encoding pyridoxal phosphate-dependent aminotransferase, which translates to MQVSKSNKLANVCYDIRGPVLKHAKRLEEEGHRILKLNIGNPAPFGFEAPDEILQDVIRNLPTAQGYSDSKGLFSARKAVMQYYQQKQVEGVGIEDIYLGNGVSELIVMSMQALLNNGDEVLVPAPDYPLWTAAVTLAGGHPVHYLCDEGADWFPDLADIKAKITPNTKALVIINPNNPTGAVYSKEVLLGMLELARQHNLVVFSDEIYDKILYDDAVHICTASLAPDLLCLTFNGLSKSYRVAGFRSGWIAISGPKHNAQSYIEGIDMLANMRLCANVPSQHAIQTALGGYQSINDLVLPQGRLLEQRNRTWELLNAIPGVSCVKPMGALYAFPRIDPKVCPILNDEKFVLDLLLSEKLLVVQGTAFNWPWPDHFRVVTLPRVDDLEMAIGRIGNFLKSYRQ; encoded by the coding sequence ATGCAGGTCAGCAAATCGAACAAGCTCGCCAACGTCTGCTACGACATTCGCGGCCCAGTGCTCAAGCACGCCAAACGCCTGGAAGAGGAAGGCCATCGCATCCTCAAGCTGAACATTGGCAACCCGGCACCCTTTGGTTTCGAAGCGCCGGACGAAATCCTCCAGGACGTGATCCGCAACCTGCCGACCGCCCAGGGCTACAGCGACTCCAAAGGCCTGTTCAGCGCGCGCAAGGCCGTCATGCAGTACTACCAGCAGAAGCAGGTTGAAGGTGTCGGCATCGAAGACATCTATTTGGGCAATGGCGTGTCCGAGCTGATCGTCATGTCCATGCAGGCCCTGCTCAACAACGGCGACGAAGTGCTGGTGCCCGCCCCCGACTACCCGCTGTGGACCGCCGCCGTCACCCTGGCCGGTGGCCATCCGGTGCATTACCTGTGTGACGAGGGCGCGGACTGGTTCCCGGACCTGGCCGACATCAAGGCCAAGATCACGCCGAACACCAAGGCCCTGGTGATCATCAACCCGAACAACCCCACCGGCGCCGTCTACTCCAAGGAAGTGCTGCTGGGCATGCTCGAACTGGCGCGCCAGCACAACCTGGTGGTGTTCTCCGACGAGATCTACGACAAGATTCTGTACGACGACGCCGTGCACATCTGCACCGCCTCCCTGGCGCCGGACCTGCTGTGCCTGACCTTCAACGGCCTGTCGAAGTCCTACCGGGTGGCGGGTTTCCGTTCCGGCTGGATCGCGATTTCCGGTCCCAAGCACAATGCCCAGAGCTACATTGAGGGTATCGACATGCTGGCCAACATGCGCCTGTGTGCCAACGTGCCGAGCCAGCACGCCATCCAAACCGCGTTGGGCGGCTACCAGAGCATCAACGACCTGGTGCTGCCACAAGGCCGCCTGCTGGAGCAGCGCAACCGCACCTGGGAACTGCTGAACGCAATTCCGGGCGTCAGCTGCGTCAAGCCCATGGGCGCGTTGTATGCCTTCCCGCGGATCGACCCGAAAGTTTGCCCGATCCTCAATGACGAGAAGTTCGTGCTCGACCTGCTGCTGTCGGAAAAGCTGCTGGTGGTCCAGGGCACAGCGTTCAACTGGCCGTGGCCGGATCACTTCCGGGTGGTCACCTTGCCGCGGGTGGATGACTTGGAGATGGCCATCGGTCGCATCGGCAACTTCCTGAAGTCTTATCGCCAGTAA